A section of the Larus michahellis chromosome 1, bLarMic1.1, whole genome shotgun sequence genome encodes:
- the RAB21 gene encoding ras-related protein Rab-21 isoform X1, whose product MAAGAGSAAGGRSFSFKVVLLGEGCVGKTSLVLRYCENKFNDKHITTLQASFLTKKLNIGGKRVNLAIWDTAGQERFHALGPIYYRDSNGAILVYDITDEDSFQKVKNWVKELRKMLGNEICLCIVGNKIDLEKERHVSVQEAETYAESVGAKHYHTSAKQNKGIEELFLDLCKRMIETAQVDERARGNGSSQSGIARRGVQIIDDEPQVQSSGGCCSSG is encoded by the exons atggcggcgggggccgggTCGGCGGCCGGGGGCCGCAGCTTCTCCTTCAAGGTGGTGCTGCTCGGGGAGGGTTGCGTGGGGAAAACCTCCCTGGTGCTGCGTTACTGCGAGAACAAGTTCAACGACAAGCACATCACCACCCTGCAG GCATCTTTTCTTACAAAGAAGCTAAATATTGGTGGGAAAAGAGTAAACCTTGCAATATGG GATACAGCTGGTCAAGAAAGATTTCATGCATTGGGGCCGATCTACTACAGGGATTCTAATGGCGCTATTCTAGTATATGATATAACAGATGAAGACTCTTTTCAAAAG gTAAAAAACTGGGTTAAGGAGTTAAGAAAAATGTTGGGAAATGAAATCTGTTTATGTATAGTAG GTAACAAAATAGACTTGGAAAAAGAGAGACATGTTTCAGTGCAAGAAGCAGAAAC GTATGCTGAATCTGTTGGAGCAAAACATTATCATACTTCAGCTAAACAGAACAAAGGAATTGAAGAGCTGTTTCTTGACCTCTGTAAAA GAATGATAGAAACTGCTCAAGTGGATGAAAGAGCAAGAGGCAATGGTTCCAGTCAGTCGGGAATAGCAAGGCGAGGTGTACAGATCATTGATGATGAGCCACAAGTACAGAGCAGTGGAGGGTGCTGTTCTTCTGGATAA
- the RAB21 gene encoding ras-related protein Rab-21 isoform X2, with translation MAAGAGSAAGGRSFSFKVVLLGEGCVGKTSLVLRYCENKFNDKHITTLQASFLTKKLNIGGKRVNLAIWVKNWVKELRKMLGNEICLCIVGNKIDLEKERHVSVQEAETYAESVGAKHYHTSAKQNKGIEELFLDLCKRMIETAQVDERARGNGSSQSGIARRGVQIIDDEPQVQSSGGCCSSG, from the exons atggcggcgggggccgggTCGGCGGCCGGGGGCCGCAGCTTCTCCTTCAAGGTGGTGCTGCTCGGGGAGGGTTGCGTGGGGAAAACCTCCCTGGTGCTGCGTTACTGCGAGAACAAGTTCAACGACAAGCACATCACCACCCTGCAG GCATCTTTTCTTACAAAGAAGCTAAATATTGGTGGGAAAAGAGTAAACCTTGCAATATGG gTAAAAAACTGGGTTAAGGAGTTAAGAAAAATGTTGGGAAATGAAATCTGTTTATGTATAGTAG GTAACAAAATAGACTTGGAAAAAGAGAGACATGTTTCAGTGCAAGAAGCAGAAAC GTATGCTGAATCTGTTGGAGCAAAACATTATCATACTTCAGCTAAACAGAACAAAGGAATTGAAGAGCTGTTTCTTGACCTCTGTAAAA GAATGATAGAAACTGCTCAAGTGGATGAAAGAGCAAGAGGCAATGGTTCCAGTCAGTCGGGAATAGCAAGGCGAGGTGTACAGATCATTGATGATGAGCCACAAGTACAGAGCAGTGGAGGGTGCTGTTCTTCTGGATAA